In the genome of Poecilia reticulata strain Guanapo linkage group LG16, Guppy_female_1.0+MT, whole genome shotgun sequence, one region contains:
- the smpd5 gene encoding sphingomyelin phosphodiesterase 5, which yields MVLRASPFPNGFVAGIHATGWALIVPCFWYLDRVIAVCKSTTKEKRERQEEECYLRPLKVFFGSIFFFLFFLLTAPLAFLGFLLWAPLQACRRPFSYHRVELTSAEKETNRGFEQTGKASFTFASANLCLLPDSLARFNNLGHTQRRAYEIGKRIAESVVRPNVIITVESPSSCGPVSPSDSIIPRACSDTDGGLEGQSQPTGDHRSEPTESSVSSDDAEEPLTEPSSSQLNYNENSNKQGQPGRKSPAALFSQRTRQQDEEPWEVSPFFPANIDILCLEEVFDKRAAKKLTNTLKPLFGHILHDVGVYACQPPCRCSAFKFFNSGLFMASRFPVLEAQYHWFPNSRGEDALAAKGLLATKVLIGQNQKQKKVVGYFNCTHLHAPEGEGKIRCDQLDMVTRWIGEFQAAHKQPDEEVVFDVLCGDFNFDNCSPDDVLEQNHSLFEEYRDPCRAEAGKEKPWVIGTLLEQPSLYEEDVNSPETLQRTLVSEEVRKQYISPPVPKQGVPLVYPEPGQPWIGRRIDYILYRETSISKLCRTELEEVTFISQLAGLTDHVPVGLKLKVSMNADHEDE from the exons ATGGTTCTACGGGCGTCTCCTTTCCCCAACGGGTTCGTTGCTGGCATCCACGCCACAGGATGGGCGTTAATTGTGCCATGCTTCTGGTATCTTGATCGCGTTATTGCTGTGTGCAAGTCCACCACAAAGGAGAAGAGGGAGCGACAGGAGGAAGAATGTTACCTCCGCCCACTCAAGGTCTTCTTCGGCtctattttcttcttccttttcttcctcctcacagCCCCCTTGGCTTTCCTGGGATTTTTGCTCTGGGCGCCGCTTCAGGCCTGCCGCCGGCCGTTTTCCTACCACAGAGTGGAACTGACCTCAGCAGAGAAGGAGACAAACAGAGGCTTTGAGCAAACGGGAAAGGCGTCCTTTACCTTCGCCTCAGCCAATCTGTGTCTCTTACCAGACAGCCTGGCTCGCTTCAACAACCTGGGCCACACCCAGCGGAGGGCATACGAGATCGGCAAGCGTATCGCGGAGAGCGTCGTGCGACCCAATGTGATAATCACGGTGGAATCTCCCAGCAGCTGCGGCCCTGTCAGCCCCTCGGACAGCATCATCCCCAGAGCTTGCTCAGACACAGACGGGGGCTTGGAGGGGCAGTCTCAACCCACAGGAGATCATCGATCGGAACCAACCGAAAGTTCTGTGTCCTCTGATGACGCAGAGGAACCACTGACCGAGCCATCCTCTTCCCAACTGAACTATAATGAGAACTCCAACAAACAGGGGCAGCCTGGTCGCAAGAGTCCTGCTGCTTTGTTCTCCCAGCGTACTCGTCAGCAGGATGAGGAACCCTGGGAGGTGTCGCCCTTCTTCCCGGCCAATATCGATATACTGTGTCTGGAAGAGGTGTTTGATAAGAGAGCTGCTAAGAAGCTCACCAATACACTTAAACCACTGTTTGGACACATACTGCATGATGTCGGCGTGTACGCCTGCCAGCCGCCGTGCAGATGTTCTGCCTTTAAGTTCTTCAACAGTGGTCTGTTCATGGCCAGTAGGTTCCCAGTGCTGGAGGCCCAGTACCACTGGTTTCCCAACAGCCGTGGGGAAGACGCTCTGGCTGCCAAGGGTCTGCTCGCCACTAAG gttCTAATCGggcagaatcagaaacagaagaaagtgGTTGGCTATTTCAACTGCACGCATCTTCATGCACCGGAGG GTGAGGGGAAGATTCGCTGTGACCAGCTGGACATGGTCACCAGGTGGATCGGGGAATTCCAGGCCGCCCACAAACAGCCTGACGAGGAGGTGGTTTTTGATGTGCTCTGCGGGGATTTTAACTTTGACAACTGCTCACCTG ATGACGTTTTGGAACAGAACCACAGTTTGTTTGAGGAGTACAGAGATCCGTGCAGAGCAGAAGCTGGAAAAGAGAAGCCCTGGGTTATTG GTACTCTGCTCGAGCAGCCTTCTTTGTACGAGGAGGATGTGAACTCCCCAGAAACGCtacaaag GACTTTAGTATCAGAGGAGGTGAGGAAGCAGTACATCTCTCCTCCTGTTCCTAAACAGGGTGTTCCTCTGGTTTACCCAGAACCCGGCCAGCCTTGGATTGGGCGTCGGATTGATTACATTCTCTACCGGGAAACCTCTATTTCAAAGCTCTGCAGAACA GAACTGGAAGAAGTGACCTTCATATCTCAGCTGGCTGGGCTTACTGATCATGTTCCTGTTGGCTTGAAATTGAAAGTCAGTATGAACGCTGACCACGAGGATGAATGA